One stretch of Vulgatibacter sp. DNA includes these proteins:
- a CDS encoding oxidoreductase has translation MIQSSQPSPLAPRRLEVFDTVLREIVWETHDTVTLVLDPGEHHRNYTAGQFVSIDPGQFRELKQQIAYFEKAKGKREPVRAYSMASTPDEPHLAITVKEEEFLEDSTEFPPLLSPLLVHGLEVGRKITVKGYSGFYHLPPDVMEQTGHVVHVTAGSGVVPNFAMVKWALRHLPDLRHTFVYSNKTWADTIFARQLTEMEQGSGGRLRVLHCLTREPSVPAESPCARLGRINTELLADAIPDPESCLVFACGPAITRWDKKAARARGEEPKPRFLETVKELLAERGVPRQRLHTEAYG, from the coding sequence ATGATCCAGTCGTCGCAGCCCAGCCCGCTGGCGCCAAGGCGCCTCGAGGTCTTCGACACGGTCCTGCGGGAGATCGTCTGGGAGACCCACGACACGGTGACGCTGGTGCTCGATCCGGGCGAGCACCACCGCAACTACACCGCGGGGCAATTCGTCTCGATCGACCCGGGACAGTTCCGGGAGCTCAAGCAGCAGATCGCCTATTTCGAGAAGGCGAAGGGCAAGCGCGAGCCGGTCCGCGCCTATTCGATGGCCTCCACACCGGACGAGCCCCACCTCGCGATCACGGTGAAGGAGGAGGAGTTCCTCGAGGACTCCACCGAATTCCCGCCGCTCCTCTCGCCCCTGCTGGTCCACGGCCTCGAGGTGGGCCGGAAGATCACGGTGAAGGGCTACAGCGGCTTCTACCACCTGCCGCCGGACGTGATGGAGCAGACGGGCCACGTGGTCCACGTCACCGCGGGCTCCGGCGTGGTACCCAATTTCGCGATGGTGAAATGGGCGCTCCGGCACCTGCCCGATCTGCGGCACACCTTCGTCTACTCGAACAAGACCTGGGCCGACACCATCTTCGCCAGGCAGCTCACCGAGATGGAGCAGGGGAGCGGCGGCAGGCTCCGCGTGCTCCACTGCCTCACCCGCGAGCCGAGCGTCCCTGCGGAGAGTCCCTGCGCGCGGCTCGGCCGGATCAACACCGAGCTCCTCGCCGACGCGATCCCCGATCCGGAGAGCTGCCTCGTCTTCGCCTGCGGCCCGGCGATCACCCGCTGGGACAAGAAGGCGGCCCGGGCGAGGGGGGAGGAGCCGAAGCCCCGCTTCCTCGAGACGGTGAAGGAGCTCCTCGCCGAGCGGGGCGTGCCCCGGCAGCGGCTCCATACCGAGGCCTACGGCTGA
- a CDS encoding acyl-CoA dehydrogenase family protein, translating to MASDSSNFFRDNEDLLFQFEQGLKWEEIVELTENGYTLPDGPKNLDEARGFYDEVMDATGEFAAKEIAPRAARIDAKGTHLENGDVVFSEELDAVFAGLKELGLYGLSIPRELGGSNCPMALYFVAGELMARADVSVMTHFSFHGGIASAMQLYADKEGSTVYENGRIVKTRWEREIAEIAAGENFGCMVLTEPGAGSDLAAIRTTAEERDGKWYLNGEKIFITSGHGQYQFVLAKTEKEGGLKGLSLFLVPRRIERDGKQVDNVVVTKVEEKLGHHGSATCSLQYEDSVGELVGKRGQGFELMLLLMNSARIGVGFEAIGNAEAALRMARDYATERVTMGKPIAQHELVAEKLLDMEIWIRAMRALAFEAVNAVEISTKLELKLRNDPPADPDEKARLEQRQKRLTRRARRLTPLLKLITSEKSVEISRDAMQIFGGMGYIDETGAHKLLRDALVMPVYEGTTQIQALMATKDHLLWAVRDPGGFVRRAARARLLSRTASTPLARDVNRADAILHSTTETILLRIFGKKVRSEWEGGLRGKEPTQMGRYLARQFLRQWDVKADFSHGLLHAERLARILTDVAIGKILVRQAERFPERRQLAERFVRKMLLRVEATAREIEASDDSVFESIAAQQEKAETA from the coding sequence ATGGCTTCCGATTCTTCGAATTTCTTCCGCGACAACGAGGACCTCCTCTTCCAGTTCGAGCAGGGCTTGAAGTGGGAGGAGATCGTCGAGCTCACCGAGAACGGCTATACGCTGCCCGATGGCCCGAAGAACCTCGACGAGGCCCGGGGCTTCTACGACGAGGTGATGGACGCCACGGGCGAGTTCGCCGCGAAGGAGATCGCGCCAAGGGCTGCGCGCATCGACGCGAAGGGCACCCACCTCGAGAACGGCGACGTGGTCTTCTCGGAGGAGCTCGACGCGGTCTTCGCCGGCCTCAAGGAGCTGGGCCTCTACGGCCTCTCCATCCCCCGCGAGCTGGGCGGCTCCAACTGCCCGATGGCGCTCTACTTCGTCGCCGGCGAACTGATGGCCCGGGCCGACGTCTCGGTGATGACCCACTTCTCGTTCCACGGCGGCATCGCCTCGGCGATGCAGCTCTACGCCGACAAGGAGGGGAGCACCGTCTACGAGAACGGGCGGATCGTGAAGACCCGCTGGGAGCGGGAGATCGCCGAGATCGCCGCAGGCGAGAACTTCGGCTGCATGGTCCTCACCGAGCCCGGCGCCGGCTCCGATCTCGCCGCGATCCGCACCACCGCCGAGGAGCGGGACGGCAAGTGGTACCTGAACGGCGAGAAGATCTTCATCACCTCCGGCCACGGGCAGTACCAGTTCGTGCTGGCGAAGACGGAGAAGGAGGGCGGCCTGAAGGGCCTGTCGCTCTTCCTCGTGCCCCGCCGGATCGAGCGGGACGGCAAGCAGGTCGACAACGTGGTCGTGACCAAGGTCGAGGAGAAGCTCGGCCACCACGGCTCCGCCACCTGCTCGCTGCAATACGAGGACTCGGTCGGCGAGCTGGTGGGCAAGCGCGGCCAGGGCTTCGAGCTGATGCTCCTGCTCATGAACTCCGCCCGGATCGGCGTGGGCTTCGAGGCGATCGGCAACGCGGAGGCGGCGCTGCGCATGGCCCGCGACTACGCCACCGAGCGCGTCACCATGGGCAAGCCCATCGCCCAGCACGAGCTGGTCGCCGAGAAGCTCCTCGACATGGAGATCTGGATCCGGGCGATGCGGGCGCTGGCCTTCGAGGCCGTGAACGCGGTGGAGATCAGCACCAAGCTCGAGCTCAAGCTCCGCAACGACCCGCCCGCCGACCCCGACGAGAAGGCCCGCCTCGAGCAGCGGCAGAAGCGGCTCACCCGCAGGGCCAGGCGCCTCACGCCGCTCCTCAAGCTGATCACCTCGGAGAAGTCGGTGGAGATCAGCCGCGACGCCATGCAGATCTTCGGCGGCATGGGCTACATCGACGAGACCGGCGCCCACAAGCTGCTCCGCGACGCGCTGGTGATGCCGGTCTACGAGGGCACCACCCAGATCCAGGCGCTGATGGCCACCAAGGATCACCTGCTCTGGGCGGTTCGCGATCCGGGCGGCTTCGTGCGGCGCGCTGCACGCGCCCGGCTCCTCTCCCGCACCGCCTCGACGCCCCTCGCCCGGGACGTGAACCGCGCCGACGCCATCCTCCACTCGACCACCGAGACGATCCTCCTGCGCATCTTCGGCAAGAAGGTGCGGAGCGAGTGGGAGGGGGGCCTCCGCGGCAAGGAGCCCACGCAGATGGGCCGCTACCTCGCCCGGCAGTTCCTGCGGCAGTGGGACGTGAAGGCCGACTTCTCCCACGGCCTGCTCCACGCGGAGCGGCTGGCGCGGATCCTCACCGACGTGGCGATCGGGAAGATCCTCGTGCGCCAGGCGGAGCGCTTCCCCGAGCGGCGGCAGCTCGCCGAGCGCTTCGTGCGGAAGATGCTGCTCCGGGTCGAGGCGACGGCCCGGGAGATCGAGGCGAGCGACGACAGCGTCTTCGAGTCGATCGCGGCGCAGCAGGAGAAGGCCGAGACGGCCTGA
- a CDS encoding Ig-like domain-containing protein: protein MVEAGRGRLAAWWGAACVVATMSVGCGEDRLIDWPLALPDGKPLTEKFIPTVIIPPELGAPAPLLPPEAEKPEGFGVLAQGGASCAGEPVQLQARALSGIGPWTFLWEPAEGLSDPTAPDPVATGVETRNYTVTVTDATGQSAEATVLVERRALPVAAFSIVGADNVACAGEELVLDGSASSASDGGALTYAWDLDGTPESTEASGASTSFLPSADSTLTLTVTDAGGCSASVSQPYTVRPLPQVSAGTDGGLCLGGSVRLGGPAQPGLTYAWSPAAGLSDPTASDPLATPGADVSYTVTATDGFGCAASDTVQLAVNPLPVADAGPDREVARGGEVRLVGSASGGTPGYSFAWTPANTLDNAAVAQPLASPNNDTTYQLTVTDANGCVGADTASVAVRAGLFVSASEDLRLCLDGGTSVEIGASASGGVGTLSYSWTASPGCSGCIDTPNAATTTVRPTQTTTFTVTVRDANGTTATDSVVVEVRQSIAAFAGPDRQTQRGGVVQIGTTPQPGYSYEWSCDNWSCGISDPNVADPWVAPEGNTAYRVTVSDGSTCTGTDTVLVTMDVRVIATVPVEGYTPWPRDALIWVIFDSDMDPAFFAGNVTLWNPDTGAALLSNVHYDAATRTLEVDPQSYPQNNRPAVLQIRGGPTGVRTLAGDTMYSDFLLEYNASSMGDGAAPRAAWTRPAGGATGVLPSTDVVIQFDEPVDPQTVNTTSFSIAGVPATVSYDSRNWTATLRPTQPLQANRLYTVRADGVRDGSNNASTIGWSFTTGSGTDTTPPTVAGSSPVPNAASFDVGTPLTVTFSEAIDSATVGGVRLIDVSSGYPVAGEVIYDDATNTATFDARRILEPNRQYRLDVSGIRDQAGNQMSARYSAPFTTTQVIFLERFENAAAGWMLQQPWATHWQATRAGSSGLTDSPTGTYAASASLTATTPVMSVAGRSSVALSFWNRRLLPADQDRVVVEYSTDQTTWVSAGELREPAGWRQWNAILNTGGAARLQVRLRLVSNATVQMDGFFVDEFVVR, encoded by the coding sequence ATGGTGGAGGCTGGACGGGGCCGCTTGGCGGCCTGGTGGGGGGCGGCGTGTGTCGTCGCCACGATGTCCGTGGGTTGCGGCGAGGATCGTCTGATCGACTGGCCACTGGCGCTGCCCGACGGAAAGCCACTCACGGAGAAGTTCATTCCGACGGTGATCATCCCGCCGGAGCTCGGCGCACCGGCGCCGCTCCTGCCGCCGGAGGCGGAGAAGCCGGAGGGGTTCGGGGTTCTGGCGCAGGGCGGTGCGAGCTGCGCCGGGGAGCCGGTGCAGCTGCAGGCGCGGGCCTTGAGCGGAATCGGGCCCTGGACCTTCCTGTGGGAACCGGCCGAGGGGCTCTCCGATCCCACCGCGCCGGATCCGGTGGCGACCGGTGTCGAGACCCGGAACTACACGGTGACCGTCACCGATGCCACGGGGCAGAGCGCCGAGGCGACAGTGCTGGTGGAGCGGCGGGCGCTGCCGGTCGCCGCCTTCTCGATCGTCGGCGCGGACAACGTCGCCTGCGCGGGTGAGGAGTTGGTGCTCGACGGCAGCGCATCGAGCGCGAGCGACGGCGGCGCGCTCACCTACGCGTGGGATCTCGACGGCACGCCGGAGAGCACGGAGGCGAGCGGCGCCTCGACGAGCTTCCTTCCGAGCGCGGATTCGACGCTGACTCTCACCGTCACCGATGCCGGCGGGTGCAGCGCCAGCGTCTCCCAGCCCTATACCGTTCGGCCCCTGCCGCAGGTGAGCGCCGGTACGGATGGCGGCCTCTGCCTCGGCGGCTCGGTGCGGCTCGGCGGCCCGGCGCAGCCCGGGCTCACCTACGCGTGGTCGCCTGCAGCGGGCTTGAGCGATCCCACCGCCAGCGATCCGCTGGCGACGCCGGGCGCCGACGTGAGCTACACGGTCACCGCCACCGACGGCTTCGGCTGCGCGGCGAGCGACACCGTGCAGCTCGCGGTCAACCCGCTCCCGGTGGCGGACGCGGGACCCGATCGCGAGGTGGCCCGCGGCGGCGAGGTGCGCCTCGTCGGCAGCGCCAGCGGCGGCACGCCCGGCTATTCCTTCGCGTGGACGCCTGCCAACACGCTCGACAACGCCGCGGTGGCGCAGCCCCTCGCCTCGCCCAACAACGACACGACCTACCAGCTCACCGTCACCGACGCCAACGGCTGCGTCGGCGCCGACACCGCGAGCGTCGCCGTTCGCGCCGGCCTCTTCGTCAGCGCCAGCGAGGACCTGCGCCTCTGCCTCGACGGCGGCACGTCGGTCGAGATCGGCGCCAGCGCCTCGGGCGGGGTCGGCACGTTGAGCTACAGCTGGACCGCGAGCCCCGGCTGCAGCGGCTGCATCGACACCCCGAACGCCGCCACCACCACCGTGCGGCCGACGCAGACGACCACCTTCACGGTCACCGTCCGGGATGCGAACGGGACCACCGCCACCGACTCGGTGGTGGTCGAGGTCCGCCAGTCGATCGCGGCATTCGCCGGGCCCGACCGCCAGACCCAACGGGGCGGGGTGGTGCAGATCGGCACGACGCCGCAGCCGGGCTACAGCTACGAATGGAGCTGCGACAACTGGTCGTGCGGCATCTCGGATCCCAACGTCGCCGACCCCTGGGTCGCGCCGGAAGGCAATACCGCCTACCGGGTCACCGTCTCCGACGGCAGCACCTGCACGGGCACCGACACGGTGCTGGTGACCATGGACGTGCGGGTGATCGCCACCGTGCCGGTGGAGGGTTACACGCCCTGGCCCCGCGACGCGCTGATCTGGGTGATCTTCGATTCCGACATGGATCCCGCCTTCTTTGCCGGGAACGTGACCCTCTGGAATCCGGACACCGGTGCGGCGCTGCTCTCCAACGTCCACTACGACGCGGCCACGCGCACCCTCGAGGTCGATCCGCAGTCCTATCCGCAGAACAACCGGCCGGCGGTGCTGCAGATCCGCGGCGGCCCCACCGGCGTGCGCACCCTCGCCGGCGACACGATGTATTCGGATTTCCTGCTCGAATACAACGCGTCGTCGATGGGCGACGGCGCAGCGCCGCGCGCGGCCTGGACCCGGCCCGCCGGCGGCGCCACCGGCGTGCTCCCCTCCACCGACGTGGTGATCCAATTCGACGAGCCGGTCGATCCGCAGACGGTGAACACCACCAGCTTCTCGATCGCCGGTGTCCCCGCGACGGTGAGCTACGACTCGCGCAACTGGACGGCGACGCTGCGGCCGACCCAGCCGCTCCAGGCCAACCGGCTCTACACCGTCCGCGCCGACGGCGTGCGCGACGGCAGCAACAACGCCTCGACGATCGGCTGGAGCTTCACCACCGGCAGCGGCACCGACACCACGCCGCCCACGGTGGCGGGCAGCTCCCCGGTGCCGAACGCCGCCTCCTTCGACGTCGGCACGCCGCTCACCGTGACCTTCTCGGAGGCGATCGACAGCGCCACGGTCGGCGGGGTGCGCCTCATCGACGTCTCCAGCGGCTACCCCGTCGCCGGCGAGGTGATCTACGACGACGCCACCAACACGGCGACCTTCGACGCGAGGCGGATCCTCGAGCCCAACCGGCAATACCGCCTCGACGTCTCGGGCATCCGCGACCAGGCGGGCAACCAGATGAGCGCCCGCTACTCGGCGCCCTTCACCACCACCCAGGTGATCTTCCTCGAGCGCTTCGAGAACGCTGCGGCGGGCTGGATGCTCCAGCAGCCCTGGGCCACCCATTGGCAGGCGACCCGCGCCGGCTCGTCGGGCCTCACCGACAGTCCCACCGGTACGTACGCCGCGAGCGCGTCGCTCACCGCCACCACGCCGGTGATGAGCGTCGCCGGTCGCTCGAGCGTGGCGCTCTCCTTCTGGAACCGGCGGCTACTGCCGGCGGATCAGGACCGGGTGGTAGTGGAGTACTCCACCGATCAGACGACATGGGTGAGCGCCGGCGAGCTGCGGGAGCCCGCGGGCTGGCGGCAGTGGAACGCGATCCTGAACACCGGTGGCGCGGCCCGGCTCCAGGTGCGGCTGCGGCTGGTGAGCAACGCCACGGTGCAGATGGACGGCTTCTTCGTCGACGAGTTCGTGGTGCGCTGA
- a CDS encoding YoaK family protein yields the protein MFSHEGKARSFSENARLAIALSGVAGAVNATGFFVVGTYTSHVTGNLARVGDELAQGHLALAWDFLVLVVAFLFGAMTATVLVDVARRIGGRAHYRSTLLLEALLLGLFTVLSAGAGPKPHLYLLVLTAILSYAMGMQNALVTRISGAVVRTTHLTGITTDLGIELVRLWIWYRERTAGLGLLGRLRHLPEILVHEELERAWLHLAIFGSFFLGAVAGPLLYLWSGHLAMALPCLVLVSLLGLDLAKRRRPAPAMLR from the coding sequence ATGTTCTCGCACGAAGGAAAAGCCCGCTCGTTCTCGGAGAACGCCCGGCTGGCGATCGCGCTCTCCGGCGTCGCCGGGGCGGTCAACGCCACCGGCTTCTTCGTCGTCGGCACCTACACCTCCCACGTCACCGGCAACCTCGCCCGCGTCGGCGACGAGCTGGCGCAGGGGCACCTCGCCCTGGCGTGGGATTTCCTCGTGCTGGTGGTGGCATTCCTCTTCGGCGCGATGACTGCCACCGTGCTGGTCGACGTCGCCAGGCGGATCGGCGGCAGGGCCCACTACCGGAGCACGCTCCTGCTCGAGGCGCTCCTCCTCGGCCTCTTCACCGTGCTCTCCGCAGGCGCAGGTCCCAAGCCCCACCTCTACCTGCTCGTGCTCACCGCGATCCTCAGCTACGCGATGGGGATGCAGAACGCCCTGGTCACCCGGATCTCCGGGGCAGTCGTGCGCACCACCCACCTCACCGGGATCACCACCGACCTCGGGATCGAGCTGGTCCGGCTCTGGATCTGGTACCGGGAACGCACCGCGGGCCTCGGCCTGCTGGGCAGGCTCCGCCACCTTCCCGAGATCCTCGTCCACGAAGAGCTCGAGCGGGCCTGGCTCCACCTCGCCATCTTCGGCTCCTTCTTCCTCGGCGCCGTCGCGGGCCCGCTCCTCTACCTGTGGAGCGGGCACCTCGCCATGGCGCTCCCCTGCCTGGTGCTCGTCTCGCTCCTCGGGCTCGATCTCGCGAAGCGGCGCAGGCCGGCGCCGGCGATGCTGCGGTGA
- a CDS encoding ABC transporter ATP-binding protein: MTTDARLLQLLAPYRGRLLAAVACAALAAVGMGGYAWLAGPAVRLLIQGGSLGASGMLQELLPAAFLEALSRFVFGALPALLVGAAAIKAAASAGFNALLPGSVAAAAADLRRLLYERLLRADPGFYRERSMGELVSRMTADVSSAESAATQVVATLVRDVTQAVALLVVCAFIDIRLVIAAAVVVPGTLVPVRRFAAKLRAIGREQLAAQAAVARRAEQMLQGHRIVSAYNGQAFETRRFGKASLRLLETMRTSLRLRAAYSPTMEGLGVVAMALAIAYAGRAVVAGRLPPEAVISFAAAALMLYQPLKALGNLGQQLAQLRAAADRAFEILDAPDAIGDAPGARPVPPPREVRLEGVSVRYGDREVIHDLDLTFRAGETVALVGESGAGKSTIAQLLLRFVEPSSGSVRFDGVDAREIALASLRSHVGYVPQETVVFADTARANITCGAALSDEVVRRAAREANAHVWIERLPGGYDAVLGERGSNLSGGERQRLGVARALARGARVLVLDEATSALDAENDALLQEAFARALGGERIGVIISHRLASLRGVDRVVVLDGGRVVEDGRPDDLLRAGGAFSRLWQLQAA; the protein is encoded by the coding sequence ATGACGACCGACGCGCGCCTTCTCCAGCTCCTGGCTCCCTACCGCGGCCGCCTCCTCGCTGCGGTGGCCTGCGCTGCCCTCGCCGCGGTGGGCATGGGCGGCTACGCGTGGCTCGCTGGCCCGGCGGTGCGCCTGCTCATCCAGGGTGGCTCTCTCGGCGCGAGCGGCATGCTCCAGGAGCTGCTGCCCGCGGCCTTTCTCGAGGCCCTCTCCCGCTTCGTCTTCGGCGCGCTGCCGGCGCTGCTGGTGGGGGCCGCTGCGATCAAGGCCGCAGCCTCGGCGGGCTTCAACGCGCTCCTCCCCGGCTCGGTGGCAGCGGCTGCAGCGGATCTGCGGCGGCTCCTCTACGAGCGCCTCCTGCGCGCGGACCCCGGCTTCTACCGGGAGCGGTCGATGGGCGAGCTGGTCTCGCGGATGACCGCCGACGTCTCCAGCGCCGAGTCTGCGGCGACCCAGGTGGTGGCGACCCTCGTCCGCGACGTCACCCAGGCGGTCGCGCTCCTCGTCGTCTGCGCCTTCATCGACATCCGCCTGGTGATCGCCGCGGCGGTGGTGGTGCCGGGCACGCTGGTTCCCGTGCGCCGCTTCGCCGCGAAGCTGCGGGCCATCGGGCGCGAGCAGCTCGCTGCCCAGGCCGCCGTCGCCCGCCGCGCCGAGCAGATGCTCCAGGGCCACCGGATCGTCTCCGCCTACAACGGCCAGGCCTTCGAGACCCGACGCTTCGGGAAGGCGAGCCTGCGGCTCCTCGAGACGATGCGGACCTCCTTGCGGCTCCGCGCCGCCTACAGCCCGACGATGGAGGGTCTCGGCGTAGTGGCGATGGCGCTGGCCATCGCCTACGCGGGCCGGGCAGTGGTGGCGGGCAGGCTCCCGCCCGAGGCAGTGATCTCCTTCGCCGCTGCGGCGCTGATGCTCTACCAGCCCTTGAAGGCCCTCGGGAACCTGGGGCAGCAGCTGGCCCAGCTCCGCGCCGCAGCCGACCGGGCCTTCGAGATCCTCGACGCCCCCGACGCCATCGGCGACGCCCCCGGCGCGCGCCCCGTGCCCCCGCCGCGGGAGGTCCGCCTCGAGGGCGTCTCCGTGCGTTACGGCGACCGCGAGGTGATCCACGACCTCGACCTCACCTTCCGGGCCGGCGAGACGGTGGCGCTGGTGGGGGAGAGCGGGGCGGGCAAGAGCACCATCGCGCAGCTGCTGCTCCGCTTCGTGGAGCCTTCCTCCGGCAGCGTGCGCTTCGACGGCGTCGACGCCAGGGAGATCGCCCTGGCCTCGCTCCGCTCCCACGTGGGCTACGTGCCGCAGGAGACGGTGGTCTTCGCCGACACCGCCCGGGCGAACATCACCTGCGGCGCCGCGCTCTCCGACGAGGTGGTCCGGCGGGCTGCCCGGGAGGCCAACGCCCACGTCTGGATCGAGCGGCTGCCCGGTGGCTACGACGCGGTGCTCGGGGAGCGGGGCAGCAACCTCTCCGGTGGCGAGCGCCAGCGCCTCGGCGTGGCCAGGGCCCTGGCCCGCGGCGCCCGCGTCCTCGTCCTCGACGAGGCGACCAGCGCCCTCGACGCGGAGAACGACGCGCTCCTCCAGGAGGCCTTCGCCCGCGCCCTCGGCGGCGAGCGGATCGGCGTGATCATCAGCCACCGCCTCGCCTCGCTGCGTGGCGTGGACCGGGTGGTGGTGCTGGACGGCGGCAGGGTGGTGGAGGACGGGCGCCCCGACGACCTCCTCCGGGCCGGGGGCGCCTTCTCCCGCCTCTGGCAGCTGCAGGCTGCTTAA
- a CDS encoding HPP family protein, whose amino-acid sequence MRIGDVMTRNVYTVREWEELGLTSDLMRFRRFRHLPVLDSHDKVVGLISRMDLMEHAAKPGNPRLVPVYDVMPRPPVTISVDGDTDEAIRLMLSKHIHSLPVLDGEGKLCGIVTDSDLLGALSGQRLPLENLTDVPVARVMTPDPITIGTDASLGDAAGALLEGGFRHLPVIDEEFRLVGIISERDLRSRLGTDFLDWTSVERSRLDEPVSNVMIPDPVVMRTHNKLSETLDLFTDERIGAVPILDDEDHLVGILSYVDVLVWLRDAKAHQGRTVSPSAP is encoded by the coding sequence ATGCGTATCGGCGATGTGATGACGCGCAACGTCTACACGGTGCGGGAGTGGGAGGAGTTGGGGCTCACCTCGGACCTGATGCGGTTCCGCCGCTTCCGGCACCTGCCGGTCCTCGATTCCCACGACAAGGTGGTGGGACTGATCTCGCGGATGGACCTGATGGAGCACGCCGCGAAGCCCGGCAATCCGCGGCTCGTCCCCGTCTACGACGTGATGCCCCGGCCGCCGGTCACCATCTCGGTGGACGGCGACACCGACGAGGCGATCCGCCTCATGCTCTCCAAACACATCCACTCCCTCCCGGTTCTCGACGGCGAGGGCAAGCTCTGCGGGATCGTCACCGACAGCGACCTGCTCGGCGCCCTCTCGGGGCAGCGCCTGCCCCTCGAGAACCTCACCGACGTGCCGGTGGCCCGGGTGATGACCCCCGACCCGATCACCATCGGCACCGACGCCAGCCTGGGTGATGCGGCCGGCGCCCTCCTCGAGGGCGGCTTCCGCCACCTGCCGGTGATCGACGAGGAGTTCCGCCTGGTGGGGATCATCTCCGAGCGCGACCTGCGCAGCAGGCTGGGCACCGACTTCCTCGACTGGACCAGCGTCGAGCGCTCGCGCCTGGACGAGCCGGTCTCCAACGTGATGATCCCCGATCCGGTGGTGATGCGGACCCACAACAAACTCTCGGAGACCCTCGACCTCTTCACCGACGAGCGGATCGGCGCGGTGCCGATCCTCGACGACGAGGATCACCTGGTGGGGATCCTCTCCTACGTCGACGTGCTCGTCTGGCTGCGGGACGCGAAGGCGCACCAGGGCCGCACCGTCTCGCCCAGCGCGCCTTAA
- a CDS encoding HAD family hydrolase has translation MTNFAKPDPANRFVLRQVLEAARRHGARGIAVFDLDSTLFDNKPRQARILREFGAAHGVPALEACTADHWTSGWDMKPAMRAVGLSDERIEAIAAPAKEFWRERFFTSPYCIDDRPIAGAPAFVRAVWEAGATVAYCTGRHEPMRAGSVESLRLGGFPVPAGERATLIMKPTFEVTDDDFKRMAHARLREMGTVIAAFDNEPIHINDYHRVFPEALAVHLATDHSGREVAVEPSIPAVADFTLP, from the coding sequence ATGACGAATTTCGCCAAGCCCGATCCCGCCAATCGCTTCGTTCTCCGCCAGGTCCTCGAGGCAGCCCGCCGGCACGGCGCGCGCGGCATCGCCGTCTTCGATCTCGACTCGACCCTCTTCGACAACAAGCCCCGGCAGGCCCGGATCCTCCGGGAGTTCGGCGCCGCCCACGGCGTCCCCGCGCTCGAGGCCTGCACCGCCGACCACTGGACCTCGGGCTGGGACATGAAGCCCGCCATGCGCGCGGTCGGTCTCTCCGACGAGCGGATCGAGGCGATCGCCGCACCGGCGAAGGAGTTCTGGCGGGAGCGCTTCTTTACCAGCCCCTACTGCATCGACGACCGGCCCATCGCCGGGGCGCCCGCCTTCGTGCGCGCCGTGTGGGAGGCGGGGGCGACGGTGGCCTACTGCACCGGGCGCCACGAGCCGATGCGCGCTGGCAGCGTCGAGAGCCTGCGTCTGGGCGGGTTCCCCGTCCCCGCGGGGGAGCGGGCCACGCTGATCATGAAGCCGACCTTCGAGGTCACCGACGACGACTTCAAGCGCATGGCCCACGCCCGCCTGCGGGAGATGGGTACGGTGATAGCGGCCTTCGACAACGAGCCGATCCACATCAACGACTACCACCGGGTCTTTCCCGAGGCGCTGGCGGTGCACCTCGCCACCGATCACTCGGGGCGCGAGGTGGCGGTCGAGCCGAGCATCCCGGCGGTGGCGGACTTCACCCTCCCGTAG